In Thermodesulfobacteriota bacterium, the genomic stretch TCACAGAACATTGGTGGGATATCTAACGTCACTGTGATAACCGAAAGAATATCGGATGTTGTAGCATTTGATACTGGGCCTGGAAACCTCCTGATGAACTGGATTGTGAGTTTAGCAACGGAGGGAAGAAAAAGGTACGATGTTGATGGGGAGATTGCTAAGGGGGGTAATGTTGATAAAAGATTATTGGAAAGGCTGTTGTCCGATCCCTATTTCAGTCTTAAACCACCGAAATCCACCGGCGGAGAACGATTTGGCAAAAGGATGGCAATGGAGCTTTATTCTTTGGCAAAAGATGGTGAAATTACGCTATTCGATTTGATGGCGACACTACTTGAGCTAACTGTGGAATCTATAGCGATATCTTACGACCATTTTATATTTCCGAAATGGAGTGTTAGTGAAGTAATATGTAGTGGTGGAGGGAGTAGAAATCCGATTTTGATGAAGAGACTGAAAGAAAGGGTGAATAATGTAACAATTTCAAGCTCGGATGCTTATGGAATACCAGTTGACGCAAAGGAAGCGATTGCGTTTGCCATCTTCGCAAATGAGCTTATCTCCGGTAATTACACTAATTTGCCCACTGTAACAGGCGC encodes the following:
- a CDS encoding anhydro-N-acetylmuramic acid kinase yields the protein ERLVVGLMSGTSMDGIDAALIKITGSGLDTKFELIKFTCIPYESEIIEGIERLDSSISIEKISELNFLVGRACADAAIAVIEEAGFQVGDIDLIGSHGQTIYHNPPSSRDGVPSTLQIGELDVIAERTGITTVGDFRTRDIAAGGEGAPLIPYADYLFFHGSGKTLASQNIGGISNVTVITERISDVVAFDTGPGNLLMNWIVSLATEGRKRYDVDGEIAKGGNVDKRLLERLLSDPYFSLKPPKSTGGERFGKRMAMELYSLAKDGEITLFDLMATLLELTVESIAISYDHFIFPKWSVSEVICSGGGSRNPILMKRLKERVNNVTISSSDAYGIPVDAKEAIAFAIFANELISGNYTNLPTVTGAKSFVPLGKIALGRAC